The genomic DNA GAGTACGACGATCTCGCCGGAAACGTCGCGTGCCAGCAGAAGACCACGCTTCAGCACGCCGAATGTCAGCGTGAGATCTGCCTCGACACACAGCTCGTGCTCACCGGTCGAGGCGTCGAGTCCAGACGGGACGTCGAGCGCAACAGTCGCCGCGCCGTCGCGGCCGGCGCGATTGATTATCTCGATTGCCGCGGCGATGGTGTCGCGCGGCTGACCGGACGATCCCGTGCCGAGCAAAGCATCGACAATAACCGGCGCATCGGCGATGTGGGGACTCTCAGACTCGACGCCCGGCCGGCCCTCGATATTCTCTGTCGGAACTCCGGCATCATGCTCCGCTGCCTGCGCTTCCTCGGTTTTTACCGGCGCGGCTTCGATCACGGTAACGGGGAAGCCGGCCTCGGCGATGCAGCGCGCGACAACCCAGCCGTCGCCGCCGTTGTTGCCCGGCCCGGTGAAAACAGTGGTGCCACCCGGGAGAATCAGCTTGAAGCGCCGGATTATTTCATCGGCGGCAGCGCGCCCGGCGCGCTCCATCAGCACCCGCGAAGTGGTGCCGGCGGCGATCGTCGCACGCTCGCACGCCACTGACTCAGCGGCGGTTGCTACGCGAGCGGGCATGATCTAGTTCGGGCTTGCGCTACGCGTTATACGCGCAGTTCCACGGGTAGTCGCGCTCGAACGCTCCGGCAAAATCGAACACGCCAAAGAACTCTTCTCGCGTGTCGTTCGGCAGCTTCGCCAGGAAGCCGAGATCGATGAGAGCAAATACGATCTCACCGATGTCGGAGGTGGAGTGGACTCCCCAGCGCTCGAGTACCATTCTCGACATTACTCCGTAACGCTCGAGAGCGAGGTCCCGGCAGGAATGCGAAAGCTCGGCCGCCGAAATATGCCGCCTGACGTCGAGCCGCTTCTGTGCATACTCGAGGGCTGACAGCACGAAGAGGTAGGCTTGCTCGTCGTACCGCGACTCTCGCACGCGAATGCGATCCATCACGCCTTCTCGAAACGCCAGCTCCGACACGCTAATCGGCTCCCCGTCCGTTGAACGATGTCGGATACAGCGGAAAACGCTGAGTCAGCTCGCGTACGTCCTCGCGCACGCGTGTCGCAAGACTGGCGTCGTCCGCTGCGGAGAGGACGGTATTGATCAGCTCGGCAATGCGGACCATCTCGGGCTCTTTCATCCCGCGAGTCGTGACCGCGGGTGTGCCGATGCGAATTCCGCTGGTCACGAAGGGAGACTGTGTTTCCTTCGGAACCGTATTCTTGTTGACGGTAATCCCCGCGAGGTCGAGCGCCTTCTCGGCGACCTTCCCGGTGAGATTTCGTGAGCGCAGATCCACCAGCATGAGATGCGTGTCCGTTCCTCCAGAGACAATTTCGAAGCCGTGACCAGCCAGAGCGGTCGCAAGCTCGCGGGCATTCGCGACAATCTGACCGCAGTACACCTTGAATGATGGGTCAAGAGCTTCCTTCAGCGCTACAGCCTTTGCGGCAATTACGTGCTCGAGGGGGCCTCCCTGCGTGCCGGGAAACATCGCCTTGTCCACTACTTTGGCGTGCTCGGCCCTGCACAGGATGAGCCCGCCACGCGGCCCGCGAAGAGTCTTGTGCGTTGTCGTCGTTACGGCGTCGGCATGTGGAATCGGCGACGGATGGTAGCCGGTCGCGACGAGACCGGCGATATGAGCCATGTCCACCACAAACTTTGCGCCGATCTCTCGCGCCACTTCGGCAAAGGGCTCGAATTCGATCGTACGCGCGTAGGCACTCGCTCCGGCGATGATCATCTTCGGACGCTCGCGCCGCGCAATCTCCTTCATCTGATCGTAATCGATGCGGCCGTCGTCGCCGACACCGTAATGAATGGCGTGGTAGAGAAGCCCGGAG from Gemmatimonadaceae bacterium includes the following:
- a CDS encoding Minf_1886 family protein — encoded protein: MDRIRVRESRYDEQAYLFVLSALEYAQKRLDVRRHISAAELSHSCRDLALERYGVMSRMVLERWGVHSTSDIGEIVFALIDLGFLAKLPNDTREEFFGVFDFAGAFERDYPWNCAYNA
- the glyA gene encoding serine hydroxymethyltransferase, with the protein product MQGVEQGAGLQMPALSEYDADVADIIRREVERQREGLELIASENFVSEAVLEAMGTPLTNKYAEGLPGKRYYGGCEFVDQVEQLAIDRAKKLFDAEHANVQAHSGAQANAAVYLAFLKPGDTVLGLDLSQGGHLTHGSPVNFSGLLYHAIHYGVGDDGRIDYDQMKEIARRERPKMIIAGASAYARTIEFEPFAEVAREIGAKFVVDMAHIAGLVATGYHPSPIPHADAVTTTTHKTLRGPRGGLILCRAEHAKVVDKAMFPGTQGGPLEHVIAAKAVALKEALDPSFKVYCGQIVANARELATALAGHGFEIVSGGTDTHLMLVDLRSRNLTGKVAEKALDLAGITVNKNTVPKETQSPFVTSGIRIGTPAVTTRGMKEPEMVRIAELINTVLSAADDASLATRVREDVRELTQRFPLYPTSFNGRGAD